The Candidatus Woesearchaeota archaeon DNA window GGGCACAAGGACGTCTCAACAACGCAAATCTACACGCGCGTGAGCAAAAAGGACTTGGCAAAGATTCCCAACCCCCTCGACGACGGCGCACAGTAAAAAAGAAGACGCGGCGTGCAAGATCGCAACAGCCTCCCGCGAGGCTCAACGCTCCCCCCCTCAAAAAAAGAGAATCCTCGAGGAACGCAAAAGGAGGCGGCCCCGCCTCAGCGTTGCCGCTTCGTTAATACTCGGTGAGCTTGCGCTCAACAATCGTCGTGTTCCCCCCTGCGCCCTTTTGTTTTTTGACGCTCACGTAATGGTTCTCACCCAGCATGGCAATGCGCCGCTGGAATGTTTTATAACTCGCCTTCCCCCCCTCTTCCTGGTATTTCTTAAACAAGTCGCCAATTCTCAGCCCGGAGTTCTTCTGGACGAGCTCGAGAATAGCTTTGCTCTCCTCTTCAAGCACCTCTTTCGACTTAGCCGTGAATTCATCAAGCTTGGCCTGCGCCGCCAGCACGTGCTCAGGAAGAACCTTGCTCGCGCCTGCCTCTTCCGCTTGCATGGCCGCCTCGCGCAGTAAGAACAGCCCCGTTCTGATATCACCCAGCTCGAACGCCTTGGCCGCCACCTTCCCCAACGCCTCGTCGGTAAAAACGCCTTCGGCAAAGGCGTACCCGACGCGCTGGCGCAAAATATCCCTCGTCTCGTTCACATTGTACTTTCGAAACTCCACCATTTCCGGCATGAGACGCGAGCGAATGCGATCATCCACATTTACCACCCACTCCTTGTAGTTCGTGATGAGCACGAGTGTCTTCTTGTAAATCCCCTCCAAGAGCGTGTAGAGGAAGTCAAAATCTTCTGCCTTGTCCACCTCGTCAAAGACGAACACGCCCGCCTTCTTGTTCACAATACGCTCAATCACCTTAAAGAGCTCTTGCGTGTTCTTATTATGCGTGAACTGAAAGCCAAGCTGCTCGCATATGTCAACATAAATCTTAAAGGACGTGTTATGCTGCCAACAATTCACGTACGCGACGTGCACCTCGTCCGTCTCCTCTTCCAAATCACGC harbors:
- a CDS encoding AAA family ATPase codes for the protein MGLFASGAGASLIRNEAALDFEFVPKILPFRESEQRRIVQAIKPLLAGRTGRNVCVFGAPGIGKTAAAKHVLRDLEEETDEVHVAYVNCWQHNTSFKIYVDICEQLGFQFTHNKNTQELFKVIERIVNKKAGVFVFDEVDKAEDFDFLYTLLEGIYKKTLVLITNYKEWVVNVDDRIRSRLMPEMVEFRKYNVNETRDILRQRVGYAFAEGVFTDEALGKVAAKAFELGDIRTGLFLLREAAMQAEEAGASKVLPEHVLAAQAKLDEFTAKSKEVLEEESKAILELVQKNSGLRIGDLFKKYQEEGGKASYKTFQRRIAMLGENHYVSVKKQKGAGGNTTIVERKLTEY